The window atttgaaCAATTTTCCATCTATCCTGAGGTGGCATCCACTTGATTCTTTGTCACACAACTCAATGCTAAATTAAAAAACTGACATGATTCCTATAGTTTAATGCAATGTATAAGAAGAACACAAATTATAAAGCTGAGCAACAAATTATGAAACAACATGATTCCTATAGTTTACTCAATTTTAAGATGAGGcataaaaaatgcacaaagCAAGATATATCATAAGAAAATTCACAAAAGTCCACAAGAATCTCAGTTTTACATATGCTGAACATAGCCACGAACAAAATGATCATGCCCTCAAGTTTGTAGGATGTCTAGGAAACTATAGAACAGAAATGCCCGAATTCATCCTGCGATGTTTCTCAACATACCCCTGCATgtaaaagaagtacaagaagtAAAAGTCAAATTCTCAAAACTAGTTATAttcaaaatccaatatataggAAGTTTCTGGTATTTATCATCTTTAGAGCAAGATACCCACCTGGACAAGTTTGGCAATCTTTGGTTGGGACACAGAAAGATAGTGATGAATGGCTTCTTCGGTAGAGGGAATTTGGTGGGGTTCTAATGTGCTAAGTACTTTATCTACTGATCTTTTTACTATTGAGTTGTGTGCATCCTTGCTCAACTGTCCCCTGTGCCAAGTAGGTCTCAccaaatcttttataaaatctATGAGTACAAAACGAAAATGTCTTAGGGCTTTTGATTCTTTTTGCACATCCTCATCTATTTTATGATCATCACATTTTGCATTACTTTGCTTGCCCCATTCCATTTTTAATTCCTCCTCGTGGCTTGCTCCATCACTATAATTTCTAGGATTTTGATCTGAAACATCTTCAACCCGTGTATGGCCATCAGGCTTCCCTTCTTTAAGCTGAGAATCTTGAAGTTCAGCAACAGAACTTCCTGCAGGCTCTGTTTCATTCGTAAAGAAGTCTCTCTGATGTCCATAGACACCCTTGTCCAAGGTACTCTGATCGAATTTATCATGAATATGAATAGATTCTATATCAGCATTATACTCTGGGCCAAGAGTCCCAGGTAAAACAGGATCATGATATACCCGCTGATGCGATGAACCAAGGATGGATGCCCCTTGTGTAGGGCAAGACACTTTATATGGTCTATCTCCTAAGGGGTGTTCCTCACAGGTATCCCCAACAGTGTCATGCACGCTTCTTGCAGATGACATATCTGTAAAAGCAGAAAAATATGATGGACGAAAAGGTATAGATGGCTCCCAATCATCTGAAGAAAACTTTGTTTTAGTATCACTGTCAACACACTTCTGGACACAAGGACCAGCATTCTGGGAGAAGGAATATCCTCCCCAGGCTGAGCTCTGATGAGAAGGTAACAAGTTTGTTGTTTGAAGAGTGGTGTCCACCCTTGGATTTGGCTGATGGCTTAGAACTGGTGAAGCATAATCATTGAGTGTGAACTCATTTTGCTTTCCAGCCAATCCTTCTAGACTTGTTGCTTTGGAAGATAAAGTCCTGCTGGTTTGATAAGTTTTTGATGATATAGCCAAGGTGCTTGAGCCAACTGAGAAAGATCCATACTCAGGAAACAAGCGATTCCCAAGTATAGGATAACTGCCTTCAGTGTTTGGTGAAACGTAATTTCTAGGACCATCTTTGTACATGGGGAATCTTTGGGAGTCAGCAGGAAAACCATAAGATAGGTCATCTCTTTGAAGAGATGAGAATCTGTGCTTTCCATTGTACTGATGCCACGTTAGgctttcttcattttcccattGGCGGACCCTCCCAGGAAAACAAAACAATGTAGTTCTTTCAGGAATTTCACTCAAACCTGACAAAGGAGGAGAAGATGCATATTAGGAAAATCATAGTATGGGTTTTGAAAATCCATACTCCATCAGAGATATGAAATACCTTTATCTGCTTGGGATTCATATCTCCTAGTAGCAATGGCTACATCTCCCCCAATCTGTTGGTTAGTATTGTCCATGCTATCTATGTTGTGCATAAACTTGCAATTTGGCCCATTGACACACCAACCTTGAGAAAAATATTGACAAATAATTGCTGGccttttgttttcatccttTGAATCAGTAGGGGACAGACTTCTACGCCTTAACAGACTAGCAGCCAGCCTGGAAAATCTAACGGTCATTATCAGCTGGTTCAAATATTATCATAGAAAAGGAGGTATATTTTACCAGCACaagaaaaagattaaataagCTTAATCCAACACTTTTAGTTGCATGGAAAGTAAAATTCCAGAAGATTCAGAACCAGTAACACCCCACCTTGATGCtctttggttcatttcctccgGTGACTGGAAGTCTATTTGCTTGATTTCTTTATTAGAACATTGAACAATATTAGCCTCCTCACCAAAGACATCTCTCATCGGGATCACAACAGCAGCCCCTTTCCCAGGGACACTAAATGGTTTGGTGTTCCTAGCATCCataatttcacttttcttttctgGCATAGCCTCTGTATATTTCCCATCAACAGCTGATTTTGTATTTCTGTTCTCCTCATAGGGAAAGAAATGGTAGCCTAATTTTGGATACTTAGAATGATCATCATTGACACATGATTTTGTCTGCTCCTTTGAAAGGCCAGAAATTTTGAAACTGCTACTACCATCTTCCACAGCAAGGGTATCTGATTGTAGACCTGCTTCGAATTTTCCTAGAGTAGAAGAACCTGATAGTAAGTGCTTGACATGGCCCTTGGACTCCTTATCTCTGCTAACATCTACacgaaagataaaaaaaaaaaaaaaaaaaatcaagaaatggaACAAAGCAATCATATTCCCTAAAGCAAatgcttggagccaaaatataACATTGATCAACTGCTAAAACACAATACTAAGGAGTCCATCCAAAGCACTGGTTCACCCAGCAAAGTAACTTTTGAATAAGAGCAAGCTGATCTCATCCTTAATGATATGAAATAACTGCCTAGAAACACCAACCCtaagaaaagaacagaaaatcCAACCATACAGCAAAGGTTGAAATTCCATGACTAACTCAACCTTATTTCACTATTGGAACAGAGAAGATCACAATGCAAAACAAGAGTAATGACCAATTTCCCCCTAAATGACCACTTTAAAGACTCCAACCTGCTCCTTTGGGTTTTGCAGGCCAATATGCTTACCCTCTCACCGAATAATGGATGGGCCTTAAACTGGGGCAAGAGtaacaaattatattaaaagatGTCTGACAGGAAACTGCAGTATTTCAAGAAGGAAAACCATTTGCATGTTTGGCACCATTTCTGAAGAAGGTCAACATTCTGAAAAGGTTTAATTTTGTGAGAAAATTTGTCAGGGGTGTTCAAATGTGAAAGATCCAAAGGCTATTTAGCCAAATGGATGATAATACTTTCATCAAGGGTAGAAGAACTTTTACTAATCCAAAGCATTTCGACTAGCTCACATAAATACCTTCTTTCGCTGATCTATAAACCTAGAGAGTTTTCTAAAAGAATGGGTTCCATGCCCAGTTCAACTATAATTTTGTGAAGTATGATTTGGCATAGAATTTACAATAAACACCACAACTTTGGCTTTTCTTCTACCACCACCAGCCTGATAATCATCTATGAAATACAAACTAATCAGTGAGATCATGTGGGACATTGTTGGCCTTGAAATTCACTGAGAAATCACTGGAATCTAAACTATATGGTTTGCTAAATTAGCAGCAATGTAGTCAGATTAGCaattgcaagaaaaaaaatatataataggcAATCTTGAAAGTGATGATCaataaataacaaaacaagACAATCCATGAAAACCAACTCCAAAATCGAGCAGGTCAAAAATCAAATGCCTTTGAAAATGtcatttttaacaataaaagaaataggATAAGCAAGATTGCCCAAGACGTGACAtaatccttcaaatttttctaGCACCAATGCTCACAAAGTCAAAGAAAAACACTCCCAAAATCTGCACCAACCCAATCTCGCCCAAAAACAAACAATCACAAAGCCCTCAACTTGAACAAAAAAGCATCAAAGCCACCAATCACACATGCATGATCGACGCACACACCCCCAACTGcaaccaaaaaccaaaaattgaCTTCACCTCGACGATCCCCAGCAGCTCCGATTGCAGAATCGGGCAAACCACGACCATCTCCTCCACCTCGGCCGCCGCCGCCACGGAGAACGGCGTCGTTGGAGTGATCGGTCCACGGAGGAGGAGGGTGGGTTCCACCGTCACTGGGGGGCGAAGGCATTGAGACCTAAGTGGATCAATGAGGTTGAAAATTAAAACACCCTGAAGGGGCGGGGGGAAGCTTCAGAGGAAGAGAGCAGGGAGTAACCGATATCAGGTGAGACCTGCTATGGCTGCTACACGAGTAGAGCACCACCCCTGATTGGCGTTTTATATCGAGTGACAGCATTTAAAGCGCAGATGTGGAGTCCCCTGTGTGTGACACCCAGGTCGCTCTCATTCTAAATCTGGACTCCTTTTATACTATGTGGATTTATTACACCACCTCCTTCTCTCATAATCCCTGCTGTCTCGTGCCTATCGCTTTGAGATTTGGTGCAATGGTTGAAGTGGATTCGGCTctggattctaacattttcaccaagcttttctatttttgttttatctctAGAATCGTAAATGTGTAATGTAATGGTATTAGGGTTAGACTTAAGCCATGACCCTTCTTTTTCTCCTCAAtgaatttgatcattttaattttcttttcttttttcctttttttgtattttaggGCGGGTCACCGTTGTTTTCCAATTGCTCTGATAGAAGggatgtttttcttttttttcttttttcttttttctttttaatttctctaATGCAAAATAAAGTCTTATATAACTGATACTGTATTATAACGAATTGACCGTTGAATGTAGTTAACGGTTAAATTATCTATAACTAGTAATGAGTGTTAATAATTGTGATGCTAAATCAAATTGAGGGttaaattatgtatttttataactattaaAGAACTATCAACGAGTATAACGGTTAAAACGTTAAATTAGTTTTGTCGTAGTCGTCATTGTTTCCACTATtgtcatattaaaaatattacaaaaatagttGTCTATTACAGAACTTTTTGTTTGCATCTCGTTAAGTAGTTTGAACGATCAACCAATTATTTGGAATCATGAGTGATTGTCTCAGTCAAAATTTACTTTTTCCTCTTACAATGTTGTCGTTTCATTGTTGGACATTTATTTAGTGAAAATGTATGTTTGCGAAGTGTGTAAAGTTTTCAAGCATTAACAATTTGAATGTTAAATTAGGTTTTCAACAACAGTGAATCTTTCTCATACGATTATTCCATAAAACATAACAAGATGACTTcagttataaaattttatatattcatttgaaTGGTAGTTTCCTTTCTCTAATAGGtctctcatttcttttattaatgttaCATTTGCAAACAAAGTGTTgaatgtttataaaaaataattatgtaattgataaatcttatttttcatgataaCTAATGTTTTGTGGAACTGGTTTCACgttatttatattcttattatCAAAGTTTTATATCTAACAAAAGTATGTTTATGAAAGGTTTAAGATTTCAAGCATTAATTATTTAGACATTAGATTAGGTTTTACTTATTGTTAGCCCTCTTTAACaccattattatttaaatatcataaaaaaaatacatttattataaaaaaaaattattttactttatcaTTGGCAATCATTTTAGGTGATTATGAGACCAAACCTACTAACATCTCAAAAACATTTAGAGTTAACTCTTAAACCTAGAGTTCTACCCTAGGAAGCAAGGTTGCAACTTGCAAGTTAGCGTTCCATCCCAAGAAGCAGTAGCCTTTTAATCTTTTACTGGTACATGGACAATCATGTGGATTGATGGACTTACTAGCCTTCATCGTTACAAAGGACAATGCTACCACATCAAGCCCATTGTTGGAGAGAAATTCTAAAGAATGTCTTCTATCATAAGGTTTTCTTGTCTTTTGTGAATGATGAAAATGGGTGAAAAACTAGGTCAAAAGAGATTACCATTTTGgagttttataaaaatttg of the Vitis vinifera cultivar Pinot Noir 40024 chromosome 10, ASM3070453v1 genome contains:
- the LOC100852793 gene encoding protein FRIGIDA-ESSENTIAL 1, with protein sequence MPSPPSDGGTHPPPPWTDHSNDAVLRGGGGRGGGDGRGLPDSAIGAAGDRRDVSRDKESKGHVKHLLSGSSTLGKFEAGLQSDTLAVEDGSSSFKISGLSKEQTKSCVNDDHSKYPKLGYHFFPYEENRNTKSAVDGKYTEAMPEKKSEIMDARNTKPFSVPGKGAAVVIPMRDVFGEEANIVQCSNKEIKQIDFQSPEEMNQRASRLAASLLRRRSLSPTDSKDENKRPAIICQYFSQGWCVNGPNCKFMHNIDSMDNTNQQIGGDVAIATRRYESQADKGLSEIPERTTLFCFPGRVRQWENEESLTWHQYNGKHRFSSLQRDDLSYGFPADSQRFPMYKDGPRNYVSPNTEGSYPILGNRLFPEYGSFSVGSSTLAISSKTYQTSRTLSSKATSLEGLAGKQNEFTLNDYASPVLSHQPNPRVDTTLQTTNLLPSHQSSAWGGYSFSQNAGPCVQKCVDSDTKTKFSSDDWEPSIPFRPSYFSAFTDMSSARSVHDTVGDTCEEHPLGDRPYKVSCPTQGASILGSSHQRVYHDPVLPGTLGPEYNADIESIHIHDKFDQSTLDKGVYGHQRDFFTNETEPAGSSVAELQDSQLKEGKPDGHTRVEDVSDQNPRNYSDGASHEEELKMEWGKQSNAKCDDHKIDEDVQKESKALRHFRFVLIDFIKDLVRPTWHRGQLSKDAHNSIVKRSVDKVLSTLEPHQIPSTEEAIHHYLSVSQPKIAKLVQGYVEKHRRMNSGISVL